The Candidatus Schekmanbacteria bacterium RIFCSPLOWO2_02_FULL_38_14 DNA window GTTTCCCAAGCATAATTTTTGGGTTAATAACAATTCGTTTAAGAAGATTTTTTTCAGTCATTTCATATCCTCCAATGGGACAAATCTGATTCTTTTTTTTGTTATTACAACAAAGTGATTTAAAAGTTTGTTGCTGTAATCCCTTAGAAGTTTTCCAATTAATTTGACCTTCTCTTGTGATATCTGTCCTTTTACCCTAAGAAGGATCACTCCAATAGATACTTTTTTTTGTAAAAAAATTAATTCTCCAAAATCCTTATCATTAGTTATTATAATTCTTTTTTCTGTATTTGCAATCTTTATGAGTCCTTCATCGTTCATTTTACAATCATAATCTGCAACCCATTTTACATTATAACCATTTTCTAATAGATAATCTACAATAGGTTTTTCTATATTTACATCAGCAATGAATTTTATGTTCTCCATTCAATCGCCTTAATTCACAACCCTTTAGCATGATTAATTTTTAACAAAATTTATTCTATCTGTGTAAGGAGTGTGCCATATTATTTCTTCTTGTAAAAACATCCATTGTGGCTGTCCTAATATTTTCGCAGACTAAAGTCTGCGGCTACATTTTTGGACATGGATAAACCCTGTCCCTACAATTTTCTTCTTGTTCTGGAAACATCTATTTTGATTTAACTATAACTGGTTTGTTTTCTTTGTCAATTAGGTTTTTTGGAAATGGCAAAATCGACGTTTTGAATTGGATGGATTTTATATAAATAAGCCTACCGCTTACAGCTTATAACTTACAGCTCCCCTCACCCGCATCTGTAGCAGACACCCATTCCGCCCTGCGGGCATTGCCAGTCTATGGCATTATCAGTACAGGCGATTCTGCAGGTCCCGCATTCAAGGCAGTTTTCAAAGGCTATGTGTATCTCTTCTTTGCCTTCTTCCTCAGTATAGACCTTTGCAGGACATATGGAGAGACATATTTTCTGGGTTTTGCATTTTTTGCAAACTTCATGGTTTATCTTTATGTGGCTATCTTTTGAAGGATTATATTTAACAGTAAAAAGCTTATCTTCAATCTTAAGCTCTTTTGGCTCTTTTAAAGCCTGCTCTGCCTCTTCTTTTTTCAAGTCAAAGCCCTCCTTGCCCTGTTCATATCCCATAAAAGTTTAATAATATTTGAATTACTTGTCAAATTCCTGAAAACCTCTTTTTTTATTTCAGCCTTTGACTTGTCAGAAACTGTAAAGTAATCAACAGCCATATCTACAAAATTATTTGGATAATTATTAAGAATCTGAGGGTTATGATGGAGAAACTTTGATGCCTTCCTGAAATGTCTGAGGTCCTTCATTATAAAGCTTTCTTCCAATTTCTCAGTATAATAAGAAAGTGTTCCGGCAGAAAAATCGCTTTTAAGCTTTGCCCTTATAGCTGTCTCGCCTGCAAGAACACCTGATTCCATTGCAAGGTTTGAGCCTTCGTGGTAGTGTGAGGTATTAACAAACCCCGCAGAATCCCCGACCAGTATCAGTCCGTCTGTTACAAGTTTTGGAAGACTGTCATAACCGTATTCAGGTATCATGTGTGCGGAGTATTCTATTGTTTCACCGCCTCTGATAAGATTTTTTACGCAGGGATGCTTTTTTAAATGGTCAAGCAAATCATTCGGGTTAATTTTTTTCTCTGTAAAATCATGAATTGAACAGCTTACTCCTACTGAAATACTCTCTTTGTTGGTATAGATAAAAGCGCCTCCTACCATTCCCTGAACTGCATTGCCGAAATATTCAAATGCAACACCTGAATTTTCTGACAATGCAAACCTGTCTTCTATTATCTCTTTTGGCAATGCTATTACTTCCTTTACTCCTGTAACCATTTCATTTGGTTCAGGCTTTTTTTTGAGTCCGGATTTTTCGGCTAAAAGTGAGTTGGCGCCTTCAGCACAAATAACTATGTCAGCATACATAGGACCTTCTTTATCTGTTTGTACTCCAACAATCTTATCCCCGTTTCTCAAAAAATCAGTAACCGTAAAACCAGAAAATATAAAAGAATTTTCATTAAAAATTGCTTCAGTCTGCTCAGCAAACCAGCGGTCAAATTTAGACCTCTGAACAGTGAAGCTGTTGTTAAAAGGGGGTTTATTGTATCTTTCACTCTTTAACTCAAAAGACATCTCGGAGTCTTCAGTTAAATAGGAAAATCTTCTTCCTATAATATTTCTTTCTACCGGCGCTTCTTGCCAAAAATTAGGAATTAGCTTATTTAAAACCGTTGTAAAAAGTATTCCGCCAAATAAATTCTTTGACCCCGGATATTCTCCCCTTTCAATAACAGCAACATCCATCCCTTGCTTAGCCATTACATATGCAGCAGAAATTCCTGCAGGCCCAGCGCCTACAACAATCGCATCAAACTTTAATACTTCTTCTTCTGCCATTTTTTACTCCAACCTCTAATTTCGATAGACAGGGTTTTCTAACCCTGTCTTGGCAGGACAAGAATGTCCTGCCTATCGGTTTTTCTATTCTTAAGAACTTTGAATTCTAAACTCCAAATGACAGGCGAGACGCCTGTCCTTCTATTCACCACTATATTCCTGTTCACTGTTCGCTAACAACTTACTTTATTTCCCCAGCACTTTTTTTACTTCCTGTGCCAGAACTGGAACCACCTGAAACAAATCTCCAACTATTCCGTAATCTGCCATCTGAAAAATTGGGGCATCAGAGTCCTTATTTATTGCAACTATACACTTTGATGATGACATTCCTGCAAGATGCTGGATAGCCCCTGATACTCCGCATGCTATATAAAGATTCGGAGAAACAACCTTACCTGTCTGTCCTACCTGGTCAGAGTGAGGCCTCCAGCCTGCATCCACAACAGACCTTGAAGCTCCTACAACTCCTCCTAAAGCATCAGCCAGTTCCTCAAGAACCTTAAAATTCTCACCGCTTTTCATTCCCCTGCCGCCTGCAACAATGACAGAAGCCTCTGTCAAATCCATCTTTCCTCCTGCAGCAGCAACTATTTCTTTAACTTTAGCTCTTATGCTTTCAGCACTGAAACCAACATTTATTTTTTCAACAGAAGCCTTCTTATCAGGACTTGGTGCTGATACAGAGAATACATTAGGTCTTAAAGTTATAAAAAATGGCTCTTTTGAGCAACCTACTTTCGTCATGATTTTTCCTGCGTATACTGGTCTTGTTGCTTCAAGCTTTCCATCCTTAAAAGCAACCCCAATACAATCCATTGCCACACCGGTTTCAAGTTTTGCAGCAGCAGCAGGAGCTAAGTCTTTTCCCATTGAGGAGGCAGGTAAAAGAACAATCCCTGCATCACATTTTTTTACTGCATCCACAAGCACAGAAGAATATCCCTCTGAAGAATATAATTTTAATATTTCACTGTCAGCAACAAGAACTTTATCAGAACCATAGCTTCCAAGTTCTGAGGCTAACCCTTCTATGCCTGAGCCTATTAATAAAGATACCAATTCGCTTTTTATCTCATCAGCAAGTTTTTTCCCTGTGCTGATTACTTCATAAGCATTCTTTTTTAATTTTCCATCCCTTTGCTCTGCAAAGGCTAAGATTGCTTTCCCCATCACATCTCTCCTTTACAAAATTTTTGCTTCAAACTGAAGCAGTTTTACAAGTTCCGGAACTGCCTCAACATTCTGACCAACAATTTTGCCTGCTTTTCTGGCAGGGGGCGGCTCCATTTTTAGAATCTGAATCCTTGAATCAATCTTTTCAGGAGCTTTTTCTTCAAGGCTCTTTTTCTTTGCTGCCATAATACCTTTCAAAGATGCGTACCTTGGCTCATTTAACCCTTTCTGGGCTGTAAAAACTGCCGGTAAATTTGTTTCAACAACCTCGCTCCCGCCTTCTATCTGCCTGTGTGCAGTGGCTTTTCTGTCTGAAATTTCCAACTTGGTAACAACATTTACACATGGAATATTCAAAAGCTGTGCTACCATTGAGCCTACCTGGCAATTGTCATCATCAACTGCCTGTTTGCCAAAAAATATAATGTCAGGGTTTATTTCCTTTAAAGCCTTTGACAGTGCATTTGCAGTGGCGAACGAGTCATAATCTTCTGATTCGTCCTTGAGAAGAACAGCCCTGTCTGCACCCATTGCAAGGGCATTTCTGATAACAGGTGCAGCCTTTTCTGAACCAAGAGTCAGTATTATTACCTCTCCCTGCCCCAGTTTTTCTTTTATTCTCAATGCCTCTTCAATCCCATACTCATCATAAGGGTTTATGACATATTCAATTCCTGCCGGGTCTATTGATTTACCACTGCTGCCAACCCTTAATTTCGCTGCAGTGTCAGGAACTCTTTTCATACATATAACTATCTTCACAATCCTTCCCTCCTTTTACATTAATGCCTTCTTTTACACAAAAAATATCAGGTCCTTACAGTCCGTTAAAAAAAATTCCTATTCGCTGTCATTGCGAGGAGCGATAGCGACGTGGCAATCTCTAACTCATTGATTGCATAAAACTGGGATTGCTTCGCTTTGCTCGCAATGACAATATTGCGAGTTTTTCAACAGCCCGCTTAAAGCTGTTTTTACCTTAGTATAACATCATCCCTTCTCAGCTCATAATTTTTTCGCTCATATAATAGATAAATAAAAATGTCAATTAGAAAGCAGAAAGATTTTACGGGAAGAAACAACTCCGATTTGTTTTATTTTTGTTGATTTTGGCAGTTTTTTGGAAATTCCTTTAAGCTGTTTTTCACTTAAAAGATATATAACCTTTTTCTCAGACAAAAGATTCTTTTCAACTATTTCCCATGTCTTATCTTCAGGAATTAAACTGTTTAAATAAAAGGGAATCCCCCTTTCGCGTTCCGAAAGCTTAAAGCCTCTCAGTTTACTCAGATCAGCAACCTCTTTTTTCAAAATATCAGCAATATAATTATAACTTTTCACCTCTCTTACAACATAAAAATAAGGAGTAAACATAAACACTGTGCAAAGAGTAATTGAGACAAATAATCTTTGAAATTCATTTTTGAAGTAAAAATTTAATGTTAATATAAATAAAAGGAGCGCAGCAGCAGAACAAGCAATAAGCCATAAATTAATATTTTGATACCACATCTGTATAGCAATCACAGCAAACATATATATGACTACAACTGCTGTTAATATTCCGCCTAACACCCTTGCAAACTTTGATGGAGCTTTTTTCAAAAACTCTTTTTCAAACCACAGAGCAGTCAATATTGAAAAAGCCGGGACAATAGGAAACAGGTACAGGCCTCTCTTTGTAGAAGGCAGGCTTAAAACCAGAAATGGAACAAATGCAAATAATCTTGTAAAAAGGATTTCTCTTCCCTTTTCAAGCGAAGAAACTCTTATATTTTTAATAATATCATAAACCACAAGAGGAAACAGAATTGCCCATGGGAAGATGACATCAAATATTTTTGGAATATAATAAAAGAACCCATGTTTATGCCCCAGTGACGCATATAAAAATCTATCAAAATGGTTATCTATAAAAAATATACGAAAATATCTTGTCCCTCCTTCTTTCCAGAGCAAAATGAACCATGGAGCCGTAATAACCAAAAATATCACAACACCAAGCCATATTTTCAGCTCTTTAATAGCACTTAATTTTTTCTCAAATATAAGGAAAACAAAAACAGCAGAGAACGGGATTGCCACTCCAATAAATCCCTTGCTTAAAAAAGCCAGACTCATCATTACATACATAAGGGAAAAATTCAGAATCTTTTTTCTCTCGCACAGATAACCTGAAACAAAAAAATAGATAGCTCCTATTACAAAAAATGCCAATGAAGTATCTATCATACACATATGAGTCCTGTGCATGAATTCATTAGTTGAACAGGTAATTAGAGTTGATGAAATTCCAACAGTTCTTCCAAACATTTTAGAAGCATAAGCATATGTAAAAAGCAGAATCCCCAACCCGAAGAAAGCTGAAGGAAGCCTTGCAAGAAAAGCATTCGCCTTTCCGGCAATGCCAAATACTGCAACAACAGACCAGTAAAAAAGAGGTGGTTTTTCAAGGAAGGATTCTCCATTAAGTGTTGGCACTGCAAAATTTTTGCTGACC harbors:
- a CDS encoding electron transfer flavoprotein subunit alpha; the protein is MGKAILAFAEQRDGKLKKNAYEVISTGKKLADEIKSELVSLLIGSGIEGLASELGSYGSDKVLVADSEILKLYSSEGYSSVLVDAVKKCDAGIVLLPASSMGKDLAPAAAAKLETGVAMDCIGVAFKDGKLEATRPVYAGKIMTKVGCSKEPFFITLRPNVFSVSAPSPDKKASVEKINVGFSAESIRAKVKEIVAAAGGKMDLTEASVIVAGGRGMKSGENFKVLEELADALGGVVGASRSVVDAGWRPHSDQVGQTGKVVSPNLYIACGVSGAIQHLAGMSSSKCIVAINKDSDAPIFQMADYGIVGDLFQVVPVLAQEVKKVLGK
- a CDS encoding electron transfer flavoprotein subunit beta, with translation MKIVICMKRVPDTAAKLRVGSSGKSIDPAGIEYVINPYDEYGIEEALRIKEKLGQGEVIILTLGSEKAAPVIRNALAMGADRAVLLKDESEDYDSFATANALSKALKEINPDIIFFGKQAVDDDNCQVGSMVAQLLNIPCVNVVTKLEISDRKATAHRQIEGGSEVVETNLPAVFTAQKGLNEPRYASLKGIMAAKKKSLEEKAPEKIDSRIQILKMEPPPARKAGKIVGQNVEAVPELVKLLQFEAKIL